The genomic interval GAACCCCCAGCATGCACATCTGGAACGACAGATACTTCAGTCATCACATATGGATCAAAATCTTTGCGCTCGATGGTAATGGCACGATTGATATGTTCACAACCTTGAAACACAAATGAAACACCTGTCTCCTGTTGAATCTTAACAAGTGCTTCGAAAATTTCCTTAGCGACATCTATCGAGCCTGTCGTTCCTATACGCTCCCCTTGAACTTCAGAAGTCGAACAACCTATGACACATATCTCACCTTCATTAAAAAACGATTGGGCTTTAAGTTCTTCTAATAATTGATTTAAATCCTTCATATGGTTACCCCCTTGTTCGTCGTATGAGTCAAAAAAACAATAATTAAAGAACTACGAAACATGCTATACGTCCTTT from Staphylococcus sp. MI 10-1553 carries:
- a CDS encoding TIGR01440 family protein — protein: MKDLNQLLEELKAQSFFNEGEICVIGCSTSEVQGERIGTTGSIDVAKEIFEALVKIQQETGVSFVFQGCEHINRAITIERKDFDPYVMTEVSVVPDVHAGGSLSTYAYRHMEAPMVVEHIRADKGIDIGQTLIGMHLKHVAVPVRTTVKQVGQAIVTVATSRPKKIGGERAKYQL